The proteins below come from a single Xiphophorus couchianus chromosome 20, X_couchianus-1.0, whole genome shotgun sequence genomic window:
- the wdr82 gene encoding WD repeat-containing protein 82, whose amino-acid sequence MKLTDNVLRSFRVAKVFRENSDKINCFDFCSNGEAIISSSDDDSLVLYDCQEGKPKRTLYSKKYGVDLIRYTHAANTVVYSSNKIDDTIRYLSLHDNKYIRYFPGHNKRVTSLSMSPVDDTFISGSLDKTIRLWDLRSPNCQGLMHLQGKPVCSFDPEGLIFAAGINSEMVKLYDLRSFDKGPFATFKLQYDRTCEWTGLKFSNDGKLILLSTNGGALRILDAFKGAVLHSFGGYNNSKGVTLEASFTPDSQFVMIGSEDGKIHVWNAESGMKVALLDGKHTGPITCLQFNPKFMTFASACSNMAFWLPTIDD is encoded by the exons ATGAAGCTAACGGACAATGTGCTCCGGAGCTTTCGGGTTGCTAAAGTGTTCCGAGAAAACTCGGACAAAATTAACTGCTTCGACTTTTGCTCCAACGGAGAGGCAATCATTTCCAGCAGCGACGACGACTCCTTAGTGTTGTACGACTGCCAGGAGGGAAA ACCCAAAAGAACTCTCTACAGTAAAAAGTATGGCGTGGATCTGATCAGGTATACGCATGCTGCAAACACAGTGGTCTACAGTTCCAACAAAATCGATG ACACTATCCGGTATTTGTCTCTTCATGACAACAAATATATCCGGTATTTTCCTGGACACAACAAAAG AGTGACGTCTCTGTCCATGTCTCCTGTGGATGACACGTTTATTTCCGGCTCATTAGACAAAACGATCAGGTTGTGGGATCTGCGCTCACCGAACTGCCAG ggTTTGATGCACCTGCAGGGGAAGCCTGTTTGCTCATTTGATCCAGAGGGTCTCATTTTTGCAGCTGGCATAAATTCAGAGATGGTTAAACTTTATGATCTGCGCTCATTTGATAAG GGTCCGTTTGCAACTTTCAAGCTTCAGTACGATCGGACATGTGAGTGGACTGGACTCAAGTTTAGCAATGATGGAAAACTCATCCTTCTTTCAACCAACGGCGGGGCGCTTCGCATTTTGGACGCTTTTAAAGGGGCGGTGCTGCATTCTTTCGGG GGCTACAACAACAGTAAAGGCGTAACCTTAGAGGCTTCTTTCACTCCTGATTCTCAGTTTGTGATGATTG GCTCTGAAGATGGAAAGATCCATGTGTGGAATGCTGAAAGCGGGATGAAGGTGGCGTTATTAGACGGGAAGCACACAGGCCCAATTACCTGTCTGCAGTTCAATCCAAAGTTCATGACCTTTGCCAGTGCCTGCTCCAACATG GCTTTCTGGTTGCCGACCATTGATGACTGA